A portion of the Saimiri boliviensis isolate mSaiBol1 chromosome 1, mSaiBol1.pri, whole genome shotgun sequence genome contains these proteins:
- the LOC101028664 gene encoding LOW QUALITY PROTEIN: U1 small nuclear ribonucleoprotein C-like (The sequence of the model RefSeq protein was modified relative to this genomic sequence to represent the inferred CDS: inserted 1 base in 1 codon), giving the protein MPKFYCDYRNTYLTHDSPSVRKTHCSGRKHKENVKDYYQKWMEEQAQRLVDKTTAAFQQGKITPTPFSAPPPAGAMIPPPPSLLGPPCPGMMPAPHXGGPPMMPAMGPPPPGMMPVGPAPGMRPPMGGHMPMMPEPPMIRPPARPMMVLTRPGMTLPDR; this is encoded by the exons ATGCCTAAGTTTTATTGTGACTACCGCAATACATACCTCACCCATGACTCTCCATCTGTGAGAAAGACACACTGCAGTGGTAGGAAACACAAAGAGAATGTGAAAGACTACTATCAGAAATGGATGGAAGAGCAGGCTCAGAGACTGGTAGACAAAACAACAGCTGCATTTCAACAAGGAAAGATAACTCCTACTCCattctctgctcctcctcctgcaggGGCGATGATACCACCTCCCCCAAGTCTTCTGGGTCCTCCTTGCCCTGGTATGATGCCAGCACCCC ATGGGGGCCCTCCTATGATGCCAGCAATgggccctcctcctcctggaaTGATGCCAGTGGGACCTGCTCCTGGAATGAGGCCACCCATGGGAGGCCATATGCCAATGATGCCTGAGCCCCCAATGATAAGACCTCCTGCCCGTCCCATGATGGTGCTCACTCGGCCTGGAATGACTCTACCAGATAGATAA